From a region of the Rhodococcus sp. 4CII genome:
- a CDS encoding amino acid ABC transporter permease yields MEKAPERSGTEPGQEPEPIKAIPLRRPGRWIAAIVVGLLLALFVNGARTNEAYRWDVYARYLFDARISAAAWNTIQLTILSMAIAIVLGVILAVMRLSPNPVLKAASWGYLWIFRGTPVYVQLVFWGLFPSIYKQLDLGIPFVHQFVHIDLQGINAAFLFAVIGLGLNEAAYMAEIVRAGVNSVAEGQTEASVALGMTWSQTMRRTVLPQAMRVIIPPTGNELISMLKTTSLVTAVPYSLELYGRARDISGANFQPIPLLMVAATWYLAITSLLMIGQFYLERYYSKGASRKLTARQLQALADAQGKPLVIEPGPETLPDTPGGERR; encoded by the coding sequence GTGGAGAAGGCTCCGGAGCGGTCCGGCACCGAGCCGGGCCAGGAACCGGAACCGATCAAGGCGATCCCGTTGCGGCGGCCCGGCCGCTGGATCGCCGCGATCGTCGTCGGTCTGCTGCTGGCGCTATTCGTCAACGGAGCGCGCACCAATGAGGCGTACCGCTGGGACGTCTATGCCCGCTATCTGTTCGATGCACGGATCTCCGCGGCGGCGTGGAACACCATCCAGCTGACGATTCTGTCGATGGCAATCGCCATCGTGCTGGGTGTGATTCTCGCCGTGATGCGGCTGTCGCCGAACCCCGTGCTGAAGGCGGCGTCGTGGGGATACCTGTGGATCTTCCGCGGCACCCCGGTCTACGTGCAGTTGGTGTTCTGGGGACTGTTCCCGTCCATCTACAAACAGCTGGATCTGGGAATCCCGTTCGTGCACCAGTTCGTGCACATCGATCTGCAGGGAATCAACGCGGCCTTCCTGTTCGCGGTGATCGGACTGGGTCTCAACGAGGCCGCGTACATGGCCGAGATCGTCCGAGCCGGCGTGAACTCGGTGGCCGAGGGGCAGACGGAGGCGTCGGTGGCGCTCGGCATGACGTGGTCGCAGACCATGCGCCGCACGGTGCTGCCGCAGGCGATGCGGGTCATCATCCCGCCCACCGGTAACGAGTTGATCAGCATGCTGAAGACGACGTCGCTGGTCACCGCCGTGCCGTACAGCCTCGAGTTGTACGGCCGTGCCAGAGATATCTCGGGCGCCAACTTCCAGCCGATTCCGCTGCTGATGGTGGCCGCCACCTGGTACCTCGCCATCACGAGCCTGCTCATGATCGGCCAGTTCTACCTGGAGCGCTACTACTCGAAGGGGGCATCCCGCAAGCTCACCGCGCGGCAACTGCAGGCGCTCGCCGACGCGCAGGGCAAACCCCTGGTGATCGAACCGGGGCCTGAAACCTTGCCCGACACACCCGGAGGGGAACGACGATGA
- a CDS encoding amino acid ABC transporter ATP-binding protein yields the protein MTPMVVADRVCKNFGALKVLKGVSLEIGAGQVLCLVGPSGSGKSTFLRCINHLEQVNAGRLYVDGEIVGYSERGGKLYELHPRAAAKQRREIGMVFQHFNLFPHRTALENIIEAPIQVKKLSKKKALERGRDLLDQVGLSEKADAYPAQLSGGQQQRVAIARALAMDPKLMLFDEPTSALDPELVGEVLTVMKDLAAGGMTMVVVTHEMGFAREVADQLVFMDGGVVVESGNPRELLANPQHDRTKAFLSKLL from the coding sequence ATGACGCCGATGGTCGTGGCAGACCGGGTCTGCAAGAACTTCGGGGCGTTGAAGGTACTCAAGGGTGTGTCGCTGGAGATCGGCGCCGGCCAGGTCCTGTGCCTGGTCGGACCGTCCGGATCCGGGAAATCGACGTTCCTGCGGTGCATCAACCACCTCGAGCAGGTCAATGCCGGACGGTTGTACGTCGACGGCGAGATCGTCGGATACTCCGAGCGGGGCGGCAAGCTGTACGAACTCCATCCGCGGGCGGCCGCGAAGCAGCGCCGCGAGATCGGGATGGTCTTCCAGCACTTCAACCTGTTCCCGCACCGGACTGCCCTCGAGAACATCATCGAGGCACCCATCCAGGTGAAGAAGCTGAGCAAGAAGAAGGCGCTCGAGCGGGGCCGGGATCTCCTCGATCAGGTCGGTCTCAGCGAGAAGGCGGACGCCTACCCCGCGCAACTGTCGGGTGGCCAGCAGCAGCGCGTCGCGATCGCCCGTGCGCTCGCGATGGACCCGAAGCTGATGCTGTTCGACGAGCCGACGTCCGCCCTCGACCCGGAATTGGTGGGGGAGGTGCTCACCGTGATGAAAGATCTCGCGGCCGGCGGAATGACCATGGTCGTCGTCACCCACGAGATGGGCTTCGCCCGTGAGGTGGCCGACCAGTTGGTGTTCATGGACGGCGGCGTGGTCGTCGAGTCGGGTAACCCCCGGGAGTTGCTGGCCAATCCCCAACACGACCGCACCAAGGCGTTCTTGTCGAAATTGCTGTGA
- a CDS encoding class I SAM-dependent methyltransferase, translated as MSDPRPSDSPLSAEDDRHGTANSVLGTTGVSRVRVDSESSERASRAWWDADADDYHRTHGEFLGVDSAEGEFIWCPEGLHEGDYHLLGDVAGKDVLEVGCGSAPCARWLAGRGARAVGLDLSMSMLTRGVEAMRAGGVTVPLVHAGAEHLPFADASFDVACSAFGAVPFVADSQQVMREVARVLRPGGLWVFAVNHPIRWIFPDDPGPRGLTASLPYFDRTPYVEVDGDGVPTYVEHHRTIGDRVREIVAAGLEVRDIIEPEWPEWLDREWGQWSPLRGQIFPGTAIFSCRKPVSTR; from the coding sequence ATGTCCGATCCCCGCCCGTCCGATTCTCCCCTCTCCGCCGAAGACGACCGTCACGGCACCGCCAACAGCGTCCTCGGAACCACCGGGGTGAGCCGCGTCCGCGTCGATTCCGAATCCAGTGAGCGCGCGAGCCGTGCCTGGTGGGATGCGGACGCCGACGACTACCACCGCACGCACGGCGAGTTCCTCGGCGTCGACTCGGCCGAGGGCGAGTTCATCTGGTGTCCGGAGGGGCTTCACGAGGGCGATTACCACCTACTCGGTGACGTGGCGGGCAAGGACGTCCTCGAAGTGGGTTGCGGTTCCGCGCCCTGCGCGCGCTGGCTGGCCGGCCGCGGTGCCCGGGCCGTCGGCCTCGACCTGTCGATGTCGATGCTGACCCGCGGCGTCGAGGCCATGCGGGCCGGTGGCGTGACGGTGCCGCTCGTGCATGCGGGAGCCGAACACCTCCCCTTTGCCGACGCGAGCTTCGACGTCGCATGTTCGGCTTTTGGTGCTGTTCCGTTCGTGGCGGATTCACAGCAGGTGATGCGTGAGGTCGCTCGGGTTCTCCGGCCGGGTGGACTGTGGGTGTTCGCCGTCAACCATCCGATCCGGTGGATCTTCCCGGACGACCCGGGCCCGCGCGGGCTGACTGCCTCGCTCCCCTATTTCGACCGCACGCCCTACGTGGAGGTCGACGGCGACGGCGTCCCCACCTACGTCGAACACCACCGGACCATCGGCGATCGGGTGCGCGAGATCGTCGCCGCCGGACTGGAGGTGCGCGACATCATCGAACCGGAGTGGCCCGAATGGCTCGACCGAGAATGGGGGCAGTGGAGCCCGCTGCGCGGGCAGATCTTCCCCGGCACCGCCATCTTCAGCTGCCGCAAACCCGTGAGCACTCGGTAA
- the rpsA gene encoding 30S ribosomal protein S1: MPSTTVTSPQVAVNDIGSAEDFLAAIDATIKYFNDGDIVEGTIVKVDRDEVLLDIGYKTEGVIPSRELSIKHDVDPNEVVSVGDEVEALVLTKEDKEGRLILSKKRAQYERAWGTIEELKEKDEAVKGTVIEVVKGGLILDIGLRGFLPASLVEMRRVRDLQPYVGKEIEAKIIELDKNRNNVVLSRRAWLEQTQSEVRSEFLHQLQKGQVRKGVVSSIVNFGAFVDLGGVDGLVHVSELSWKHIDHPSEVVEVGTEVTVEVLDVDLDRERVSLSLKATQEDPWRQFARTHAIGQIVPGKVTKLVPFGAFVRVEEGIEGLVHISELAERHVEVPDQVVGVNDDALVKVIDIDLERRRISLSLKQANEDYNAEFDPSKYGMADSYDEQGNYIFPEGFDPETNEWLEGFDKQREEWENRYAEAERRHKMHTAQMEKTAADEAAEAATAAAGYSSESGAGDADAASSSSSSSSESAGGSLASDAQLAALREKLSGNA, encoded by the coding sequence ATGCCCTCCACCACCGTGACCTCGCCGCAGGTAGCCGTCAACGACATCGGCTCCGCCGAGGACTTCCTCGCCGCCATCGACGCAACGATCAAGTACTTCAACGATGGCGACATCGTCGAAGGCACCATCGTCAAGGTCGATCGTGACGAGGTCCTGCTCGACATCGGTTACAAGACCGAAGGTGTCATCCCTTCCCGTGAGCTCTCCATCAAGCACGACGTCGACCCCAACGAGGTCGTCTCCGTGGGCGATGAGGTCGAAGCTCTCGTCCTCACCAAGGAGGACAAGGAAGGCCGACTGATCCTGTCGAAGAAGCGCGCTCAGTACGAGCGTGCCTGGGGCACCATCGAGGAGCTCAAGGAGAAGGACGAGGCCGTCAAGGGCACCGTCATCGAGGTCGTCAAGGGCGGCCTGATCCTCGACATCGGCCTGCGCGGCTTCCTTCCCGCTTCGCTCGTCGAGATGCGCCGTGTCCGCGACCTCCAGCCGTACGTCGGCAAGGAGATCGAGGCCAAGATCATCGAGCTCGACAAGAACCGCAACAACGTCGTCCTCTCGCGCCGCGCATGGCTCGAGCAGACGCAGTCCGAGGTTCGCAGCGAGTTCCTGCACCAGCTGCAGAAGGGCCAGGTCCGCAAGGGCGTCGTGTCCTCCATCGTCAACTTCGGTGCCTTCGTGGACCTGGGCGGCGTAGACGGCCTGGTGCACGTGTCCGAGCTGTCCTGGAAGCACATCGACCACCCGTCCGAGGTCGTCGAGGTCGGCACCGAGGTCACCGTCGAGGTGCTCGACGTCGACCTGGACCGCGAGCGCGTGTCGCTGTCGCTCAAGGCCACGCAGGAAGACCCGTGGCGTCAGTTCGCCCGCACGCACGCCATCGGCCAGATCGTGCCCGGCAAGGTCACGAAGCTGGTTCCGTTCGGTGCCTTCGTGCGCGTCGAAGAGGGAATCGAAGGCCTCGTCCACATCTCCGAGCTGGCCGAGCGCCACGTGGAGGTCCCGGACCAGGTTGTCGGCGTGAACGACGATGCACTCGTCAAGGTCATCGACATCGACCTCGAGCGTCGCCGGATCTCGCTGTCGCTGAAGCAGGCCAACGAGGACTACAACGCCGAGTTCGATCCGTCCAAGTACGGCATGGCGGACAGCTACGACGAGCAGGGCAACTACATCTTCCCCGAGGGCTTCGATCCCGAGACCAACGAATGGCTCGAGGGTTTCGACAAGCAGCGTGAAGAGTGGGAGAACCGCTACGCCGAGGCTGAGCGTCGCCACAAGATGCACACCGCTCAGATGGAGAAGACCGCTGCAGACGAGGCCGCCGAGGCCGCCACCGCTGCTGCCGGCTACTCCTCCGAGTCGGGTGCCGGCGATGCCGACGCCGCTTCGTCCTCCAGCTCCTCGTCGTCCGAGTCTGCCGGCGGTTCGCTGGCCAGCGACGCACAGCTCGCCGCTCTGCGCGAGAAGCTGTCGGGCAACGCCTAG